A window from Leptospira wolffii serovar Khorat str. Khorat-H2 encodes these proteins:
- a CDS encoding alcohol dehydrogenase codes for MISLRLAEFGSALSKEESPDPEPRGSEVLLEVLACGVCHSDLHLREGFYKIGSGEKLYVKDRGVRLPLTPGHEVVGRVKSFGPEAKGVSIGATRLVYPWIGCGVCEECESGLPHLCSSPRSLGIYRDGGYSDRILVPDPKWLLDTKGLEPEFACSYACAGLTAYGALKKALPLKSKDHLVVIGAGGLGLFAAQLLGLLTEGKAIFLDLEDSRLAKIRELGFVTVDSSKVNPSEGVRKISGPNGVTSVIDFVNNSATSSLGFSLLKKNGRLISVGLFGGEIRIPAPIISLRNITVRGSYTGSPVELEELLALVSEKKPSPIPVRKRDLQEANSSLDDLAEGKGIGRTVLIPSRNGWKDF; via the coding sequence ATGATCAGTTTACGACTAGCTGAGTTCGGTTCCGCATTAAGCAAAGAAGAATCGCCGGACCCGGAACCTCGAGGATCGGAAGTATTATTGGAGGTCCTGGCCTGCGGCGTTTGCCATTCGGATCTGCATTTGCGGGAAGGATTCTATAAGATCGGATCGGGAGAAAAATTATACGTGAAGGATAGAGGAGTCCGTCTTCCTTTGACCCCGGGACACGAAGTTGTGGGTCGAGTGAAATCCTTCGGGCCTGAAGCGAAAGGAGTATCGATCGGGGCAACGAGGCTTGTATATCCCTGGATCGGTTGCGGTGTCTGCGAAGAATGCGAGTCCGGTTTGCCTCATCTTTGTTCTTCTCCTAGGTCTCTAGGAATTTATAGGGATGGGGGATACTCGGATCGTATTCTCGTTCCCGATCCCAAATGGCTTTTAGATACCAAAGGCCTTGAGCCTGAGTTTGCTTGTTCTTATGCCTGTGCCGGTTTAACCGCTTACGGCGCCTTAAAGAAGGCTCTTCCTTTAAAGAGTAAGGATCATTTAGTCGTCATAGGCGCCGGAGGATTGGGATTATTCGCTGCTCAATTATTAGGTTTATTGACGGAGGGTAAGGCGATCTTTCTGGACCTGGAAGATTCCCGTTTGGCTAAGATTAGGGAACTCGGTTTTGTTACTGTAGATTCTTCTAAAGTAAATCCTTCGGAGGGAGTTCGAAAGATTTCAGGTCCGAACGGAGTCACTTCCGTGATCGATTTCGTTAATAATTCCGCGACCTCTTCCCTAGGATTCTCCTTACTCAAAAAGAACGGTCGCTTGATTTCGGTAGGACTTTTCGGAGGAGAGATCCGAATACCTGCTCCTATCATTTCATTACGCAATATTACCGTAAGAGGGAGTTACACCGGTTCACCCGTGGAACTGGAGGAACTCTTGGCCCTGGTTTCCGAAAAGAAGCCTTCTCCCATTCCCGTCCGCAAAAGGGATTTGCAGGAGGCTAATTCGAGCCTGGACGATTTGGCCGAAGGAAAAGGGATTGGGAGAACGGTTCTTATTCCGAGTCGAAACGGTTGGAAGGATTTCTAA
- a CDS encoding SDR family oxidoreductase has product MSQISETVLVTGASGQLGRLVLEELLKKGHKNIIATTRKPESLDDFAKRGVIVRSASFGDPKGLAKAFEGADRVLLISTDNIGNRIQEHGNAVDAAVRAGVKRILYTSMIDPDHAPVTFASEHAGTEEKIRKSGLHYTILRNGLYSDYLIPKLQHAATSGTLAGSGGEGACSYVTRLDCAKAAASALVAPSSGNLVLDITGPKAWTYSELAKLTGELTHKNVSYLDLPAEELSKGLVGAGIPKPMADALASFDVSIREGYMKGVSTSVKDLTGEEPEDAKGYLEKNKSLLLS; this is encoded by the coding sequence ATGAGTCAAATTTCCGAAACAGTACTAGTCACAGGAGCGTCCGGCCAATTAGGTCGTTTGGTATTGGAAGAATTATTAAAGAAAGGTCATAAGAATATTATCGCTACCACAAGAAAGCCGGAGTCTCTCGACGATTTCGCTAAAAGAGGGGTAATCGTCAGATCAGCAAGTTTCGGAGATCCCAAGGGACTCGCGAAGGCTTTCGAGGGCGCGGATAGAGTTTTGCTTATCAGCACGGATAATATAGGAAATCGAATCCAGGAACACGGCAATGCGGTTGACGCCGCCGTTCGGGCGGGAGTGAAAAGAATTCTTTATACATCCATGATAGATCCGGATCATGCGCCCGTTACGTTCGCTTCCGAACATGCCGGAACGGAGGAAAAGATCCGTAAGAGCGGGTTGCATTATACGATTCTAAGAAACGGGCTCTATTCGGATTATTTAATACCAAAATTGCAGCACGCCGCAACTTCGGGAACACTCGCCGGTTCCGGAGGAGAAGGCGCCTGCTCCTATGTGACTCGTCTGGACTGCGCGAAGGCGGCGGCCTCCGCATTGGTCGCTCCTTCTTCCGGAAACCTCGTTCTGGACATCACGGGGCCCAAGGCTTGGACGTATTCGGAACTCGCAAAGCTGACCGGAGAATTGACTCATAAGAACGTTTCCTACTTGGATCTTCCTGCGGAGGAATTGTCCAAGGGGCTCGTTGGAGCCGGAATACCTAAACCGATGGCGGATGCGTTGGCATCTTTCGACGTTTCCATCCGGGAAGGTTATATGAAGGGCGTCAGCACCTCGGTCAAAGACCTAACCGGAGAAGAACCGGAAGACGCAAAAGGATATCTGGAAAAAAACAAGAGCCTGCTTCTCTCCTGA
- a CDS encoding glycosyltransferase translates to MRPKVSVLLPTYNEAENIEICLSNLGRIFQKEEYEIIVIDDNSPDGTWSIVEKIREVNPRLKLIRRMTDRGLSSAIVSGMSVAEGEFFLVMDADLQHDESILPEMIRELENGADVAVGTRYANGGSTGKWNWIRKFLSVVANAFAKFLLPIRISDPMSGFFAIRREVFFKSGEKINPGGFKILLELIGRYEGDLKIKEVPFHFRRRLHGETKLNNSIARSFLVSVLDLRFGKWVSSTFLLYSIVGISGVLVNLFGFVLFESLGIKDVSTGFEILPLFPASVFFGIELSIVSNFILNNYFTFYETRYEKWAAIRGFVIFSGVSALGILVQLGIFQLLFHKFLPRLGVPQNFEARLLSDLTAIAVAMFTNYFLNSNITWLNPSRKRS, encoded by the coding sequence ATGCGACCTAAAGTATCCGTACTATTGCCGACCTACAACGAAGCCGAAAATATCGAAATTTGCCTCTCCAACCTGGGCCGAATCTTCCAAAAAGAAGAATATGAAATTATTGTAATAGATGATAATAGCCCCGACGGGACCTGGTCCATTGTGGAAAAGATCCGAGAAGTAAACCCCAGACTCAAATTGATCCGCAGAATGACGGATCGAGGGCTTTCTTCCGCTATCGTATCCGGAATGAGCGTAGCGGAGGGAGAATTCTTCCTGGTAATGGATGCGGATTTACAGCACGATGAAAGCATTCTTCCCGAAATGATCCGAGAATTGGAAAACGGAGCCGACGTGGCAGTGGGAACCCGATACGCAAACGGAGGCTCCACGGGTAAATGGAATTGGATTCGAAAGTTCTTAAGCGTGGTCGCAAACGCATTCGCAAAATTCTTATTGCCCATCAGGATTTCCGATCCTATGAGCGGATTTTTTGCGATACGTAGAGAAGTATTCTTTAAGAGCGGGGAAAAGATCAATCCCGGAGGATTCAAGATACTTCTGGAACTCATCGGAAGATATGAAGGAGATCTCAAAATCAAGGAAGTTCCTTTCCATTTTCGCAGAAGATTGCACGGAGAAACCAAGCTCAATAATTCCATAGCGAGAAGCTTTTTAGTCAGCGTATTGGATCTCAGATTCGGAAAATGGGTTTCGTCCACCTTTCTGCTCTATTCTATAGTTGGAATAAGCGGAGTCTTGGTAAATCTATTCGGCTTCGTATTATTCGAAAGTCTGGGAATCAAGGACGTTTCTACAGGATTCGAGATTCTTCCCCTATTTCCCGCCTCCGTATTCTTCGGGATAGAATTGTCCATCGTGAGCAATTTCATCCTGAATAACTATTTTACTTTTTATGAAACTAGATACGAAAAGTGGGCCGCGATACGTGGATTCGTCATCTTTTCGGGAGTAAGCGCCTTAGGAATACTCGTGCAATTGGGAATCTTTCAATTGCTATTCCACAAATTTCTGCCTCGATTGGGAGTCCCGCAGAATTTCGAGGCAAGATTGCTAAGCGATCTGACCGCGATCGCCGTGGCTATGTTTACGAATTATTTCCTGAATTCGAATATCACCTGGCTAAACCCCTCGAGAAAACGTTCTTAG
- a CDS encoding PQQ-dependent sugar dehydrogenase, whose protein sequence is MQTIRIGIVILSFITFIHPGSLLAQFYTSKGIQNNAGEKNAEWKVQEGFTLIEDAGNFTTPVSVALLKNPGKSTEDVLYVVSELRGGIRARLRNGNVIQIGEDEDISKPRKELPDFQGEMGQTGACFTPDDKTLYTTAVYQQGWGRSNKITKWRSVGTRPWTKIEKVEVFDAPFRGDTAGLAHQIGHCFVDSNYHIWVGTGDGQSWTSSHKKDSSNGKLLRLKSDFSQVESNPFFTGKKSDPQGYIFSMGLRNPFAIAKSEGGEVYVADNGPEIDRLVKATKGTDFPWDNTNPSMTYNNLMTFPKSVGPADMIYVPKNHKLAALRGHLVIAASHITSLLAVPVDDKKGVVGEPWWVILPTKYEEERRADFTGLALGDDCIYISHIRMRKDGGLLPAPVLKLVPGRIAAEKMKYTGEQLVEVKGCRSCHTLGGVGSNVAPNLDSVHSRLKEQFEKGEFLKQISEMQSYAQEPEHEKWNAVRSKLADPNLDPDKKIELYISSKLQNPKFLNPVSGMPNLSLNQEEIESLKEFLIEISDGSVRYQGLDKWEYSIVKQFEQNPRISLVLSLLVGILLGVYGKRLGPLFGWLFAKISSRFGRSGSKAS, encoded by the coding sequence ATGCAAACGATAAGAATAGGAATCGTAATCTTAAGTTTTATTACATTCATTCATCCCGGATCTCTTCTCGCTCAATTCTATACGAGCAAGGGAATCCAGAATAACGCTGGAGAAAAGAACGCCGAGTGGAAGGTGCAGGAAGGATTCACCCTTATCGAAGACGCGGGAAACTTCACCACTCCGGTAAGCGTCGCATTGCTTAAGAATCCGGGAAAATCGACGGAGGACGTTCTATACGTCGTGAGCGAGTTGAGAGGAGGGATTCGAGCGAGGCTTAGAAACGGAAACGTAATACAGATCGGAGAGGACGAGGATATATCCAAGCCTAGAAAAGAACTTCCCGATTTTCAAGGAGAGATGGGGCAAACGGGAGCCTGCTTTACTCCTGACGATAAGACTCTTTATACTACCGCAGTTTACCAACAAGGTTGGGGGAGAAGTAATAAGATCACTAAGTGGCGCTCTGTAGGAACTCGTCCTTGGACTAAGATTGAAAAAGTCGAGGTCTTCGACGCTCCTTTCCGCGGAGATACTGCTGGCTTAGCGCATCAGATCGGCCACTGCTTCGTGGATTCCAATTATCATATTTGGGTCGGGACCGGAGACGGTCAATCTTGGACAAGTTCTCATAAGAAGGATAGCAGTAACGGAAAGCTACTTCGTTTAAAATCGGATTTCTCCCAGGTGGAATCCAACCCTTTCTTTACCGGAAAGAAATCCGACCCTCAAGGTTATATCTTCTCTATGGGATTGAGAAATCCTTTCGCGATCGCTAAGTCGGAAGGTGGAGAGGTTTACGTTGCGGATAATGGACCCGAAATAGATCGTTTGGTAAAGGCGACCAAGGGCACGGATTTTCCCTGGGATAATACGAATCCTAGCATGACGTATAATAATCTCATGACCTTTCCCAAATCGGTCGGACCGGCGGATATGATCTACGTTCCTAAAAATCATAAATTGGCCGCTCTGAGAGGGCACCTTGTGATCGCGGCTTCTCATATCACGTCGTTGCTCGCCGTTCCGGTGGACGATAAGAAAGGAGTCGTGGGAGAACCTTGGTGGGTCATTCTGCCTACGAAATACGAAGAGGAAAGAAGAGCCGATTTTACGGGACTCGCGTTGGGCGATGACTGCATTTATATCTCCCATATACGTATGAGAAAGGACGGAGGATTATTGCCCGCACCGGTGCTGAAGCTGGTTCCTGGAAGAATCGCCGCCGAAAAGATGAAGTATACGGGAGAACAACTCGTAGAAGTAAAAGGATGCCGTAGTTGCCATACTTTAGGAGGAGTGGGAAGTAATGTCGCACCGAATCTGGATTCGGTTCATTCCAGATTGAAGGAACAATTCGAAAAAGGAGAATTCCTAAAGCAGATCTCTGAAATGCAGTCCTACGCTCAAGAACCGGAGCATGAAAAATGGAACGCAGTCAGATCCAAACTCGCCGATCCCAACTTGGATCCGGATAAGAAGATCGAATTGTATATCTCCTCCAAATTACAGAATCCTAAATTTCTAAACCCCGTTAGCGGCATGCCGAATCTGAGTTTGAACCAGGAAGAGATAGAATCCTTAAAGGAATTTCTGATAGAGATCTCCGATGGGTCCGTTCGTTACCAAGGACTAGACAAATGGGAATACAGTATCGTAAAGCAATTCGAACAGAATCCTAGGATTTCCTTGGTGCTTTCCCTTCTCGTCGGGATTTTACTCGGAGTATACGGAAAGAGATTGGGCCCCCTGTTCGGATGGCTATTCGCTAAGATTTCTTCCCGATTCGGAAGATCCGGAAGCAAAGCTTCTTAA
- a CDS encoding cyclic nucleotide-binding domain-containing protein codes for MALDTSVPNQKVSVKAGSVLFSEGSPANSLNVLHSGALKYIGEAPGGRKLELFKLSGANLTPGATALFTTGRYPYTILAEQDCVLSTYVMSQATVGRSLAARSSLGIMVGRSLVREITELFKKTNQLRKIASDMARTNDNLSLLYYQFNPSVFPDIKPGQPIAEPSAEIVDPVLRLSRENLKHFFDNGGILPERPTSIYVDEDHSQQLGKYYPEEIEFQDGEFNFVRKIILADPNLLAQLFASDPSMVSYACEKLGKVQSDLTGTSQGLLEEVDEAFRLLVGGPESLTEKYYLILDMTANGYATAPPEFVVPILQIVAQKIERALAGHQSLFGSALPNPSPNTKAFLEKTAGLAKKFESSAPAAASNNGGISVDSSADATAIRKELANSASTIIQFSGLGGDAIKEFSAMMVKLKSLKNPLDSDNDTRKLRRSITKTYFDIYAACFQKYINSNKNVPKPVELMLKYGHFDETMLDDSQLVFMSTYKDAITSVSDIPIHYGTEWLEKIYRRETPTSLDELGQNFFDKVKMDNRNAVYKKESDLPPDIDNPEARLKFEFGAMYEANVRLTTGSLATYLPILTKYHSQIPLGKAYVSKKMLTDAIHAVLGADFSVFNREVIYNNPEMGINKEFIQKAVIPDFVIVPSIGSKIMMWQELSIHRGSGSKESRGRIVLPIFVQGDLKSLLIDAFAAFRWELCKSILGPEWNNVGNPSITADYMDYVQFYKKNKDLSIEIKEKLAAEFKRFRNERDIFANDYQMWIKYEAEGVQRLNRVVRSIFYRHIPFSRQIREKVAKMPAFAEINNRFINIRTRKFTELENRYKKYINALGSLPEPLRENLEFYRV; via the coding sequence ATGGCATTAGATACAAGCGTACCCAATCAAAAAGTCTCCGTCAAAGCAGGCAGCGTCCTATTTTCCGAAGGTTCTCCGGCCAACTCTCTAAATGTTTTGCATAGCGGAGCGTTGAAATATATCGGCGAGGCTCCGGGCGGTAGAAAACTGGAGTTATTCAAACTTTCCGGAGCCAATCTCACTCCGGGAGCCACCGCACTCTTCACGACCGGGCGCTATCCTTATACGATACTTGCGGAACAGGACTGCGTTCTTTCCACTTATGTCATGTCGCAGGCTACCGTAGGTCGCTCTCTTGCCGCAAGGAGTTCCCTGGGAATCATGGTGGGGCGTTCCTTAGTTCGGGAAATCACGGAGTTATTCAAAAAAACGAACCAGCTCAGAAAGATCGCTTCCGACATGGCAAGGACGAACGATAACCTCTCCCTGTTATATTACCAATTCAATCCGAGCGTGTTTCCGGATATCAAACCCGGTCAACCGATCGCGGAACCTAGCGCCGAAATCGTGGACCCGGTTCTGCGACTTTCTAGGGAGAATCTGAAACATTTCTTCGACAACGGAGGAATCCTTCCGGAAAGACCGACTTCCATTTATGTGGACGAAGATCATTCCCAACAGTTGGGAAAATACTATCCGGAAGAAATCGAATTCCAAGACGGAGAATTCAATTTCGTTCGTAAGATTATTCTCGCCGATCCGAATTTGCTCGCTCAACTGTTCGCATCCGATCCGAGTATGGTTTCCTATGCCTGCGAAAAATTAGGGAAAGTGCAAAGCGATCTTACCGGAACCTCCCAGGGATTACTAGAAGAAGTGGATGAGGCGTTTCGTTTGCTCGTAGGCGGACCGGAAAGTCTCACTGAAAAATATTACCTGATTCTTGATATGACGGCTAATGGATACGCTACCGCTCCTCCCGAATTCGTAGTTCCCATCCTCCAGATCGTCGCCCAAAAAATCGAAAGAGCACTCGCCGGTCACCAATCCTTATTCGGATCCGCGCTGCCGAATCCTTCCCCGAACACCAAGGCCTTCTTAGAAAAAACGGCGGGACTCGCTAAAAAATTCGAATCCAGCGCTCCGGCTGCCGCCTCCAATAACGGAGGAATCTCAGTGGATTCCTCGGCGGACGCAACCGCTATCCGTAAGGAATTAGCCAATTCAGCCTCGACCATCATTCAATTCTCCGGACTAGGAGGAGACGCCATCAAGGAATTCTCCGCGATGATGGTAAAACTGAAATCCCTCAAGAATCCTTTGGATTCCGATAACGATACCAGAAAACTTCGTAGGTCCATTACAAAAACCTACTTTGATATTTACGCTGCCTGCTTCCAGAAATACATTAACAGCAACAAGAACGTGCCTAAGCCCGTGGAACTGATGCTGAAATACGGTCATTTCGACGAGACAATGCTCGACGATTCCCAATTGGTATTCATGTCCACTTATAAGGATGCAATCACCAGCGTTTCGGATATTCCGATCCATTACGGAACCGAATGGTTGGAAAAAATCTATCGCAGAGAGACTCCGACCTCCTTGGACGAGCTTGGACAAAACTTTTTCGATAAGGTCAAGATGGACAACCGCAACGCGGTTTATAAGAAAGAGTCCGATCTACCTCCCGATATAGACAATCCGGAAGCCAGATTGAAATTCGAATTCGGAGCCATGTACGAAGCGAACGTTCGACTCACCACGGGTTCCTTGGCTACCTATCTGCCTATTCTTACCAAGTACCATTCTCAAATTCCTCTCGGAAAAGCCTACGTTTCCAAAAAGATGCTCACGGATGCGATACACGCGGTTCTCGGCGCGGATTTCTCCGTGTTCAATCGGGAGGTGATCTATAATAATCCGGAGATGGGAATCAATAAGGAATTCATCCAGAAAGCGGTGATCCCGGATTTCGTCATAGTGCCCTCGATAGGAAGTAAGATCATGATGTGGCAGGAACTCTCCATACATCGAGGTTCCGGTTCCAAGGAAAGCCGAGGCAGAATCGTGCTTCCTATCTTCGTGCAAGGAGACCTGAAGTCCTTGCTCATCGACGCGTTCGCCGCGTTCCGTTGGGAATTATGCAAGAGTATTCTGGGTCCGGAATGGAATAACGTGGGTAACCCGTCCATCACCGCGGATTATATGGACTATGTTCAATTCTATAAGAAGAATAAGGATCTCTCCATCGAAATCAAGGAGAAGCTCGCAGCGGAATTCAAACGCTTCCGAAACGAGAGGGATATTTTCGCGAACGACTACCAGATGTGGATCAAGTATGAAGCGGAAGGAGTCCAAAGATTGAACCGGGTGGTCCGAAGCATATTCTACAGACATATCCCCTTCTCCCGTCAGATTCGGGAAAAAGTGGCCAAGATGCCCGCATTCGCGGAAATCAATAACCGTTTCATCAATATTCGTACCCGTAAATTCACCGAATTAGAAAACCGTTATAAGAAATATATCAACGCCTTAGGAAGTCTACCCGAACCGTTGCGGGAAAACCTGGAATTCTACCGGGTATAA
- a CDS encoding DUF1343 domain-containing protein, with the protein MKKTDSLFGGASIGMLTNQSAYGWNHDYHFRSIQKKYGLKKLFLPEHGLFAELQDQISGSGLLYDLGETEILNLYGDTESSLVPNESALSGLDVLFIDIRDVGARYYTFLTSALYAMQAADAISRSGKGKIKIVVADSPNPAGKKMEGTPLETEYASFVGVQGTLHRHGLSTGALLEYYKDRFSLDLELKRWKIYPKKFDPFLWVPPSPNIPALTTCFVYSGLCLLEGTNLSEGRGTTRPFETFGAPYINDLDRNLLDKLEEKQKGNFRLRPLKYMPTFHKHAGKICGGYQILLDRPKKFHSLLFGLHFLRTIRETYPEDFEFLQGPYEFRSDLPAIQLLVGDKFLLEYLDGKRSYSEIRDYTEEAERKWEKDTSSYR; encoded by the coding sequence ATGAAGAAAACGGACTCTCTCTTCGGGGGCGCATCCATAGGAATGCTTACCAACCAAAGCGCCTACGGTTGGAACCACGACTACCATTTCCGAAGCATCCAGAAAAAATACGGACTAAAGAAACTCTTTCTTCCGGAGCATGGGCTCTTCGCGGAGTTGCAAGACCAAATTTCCGGGTCCGGACTTTTGTACGATTTGGGAGAAACGGAAATATTGAATCTCTACGGAGATACCGAGTCCAGCCTCGTTCCCAACGAATCCGCTCTATCCGGGTTGGACGTTCTATTCATCGATATCAGAGACGTAGGGGCCCGTTATTATACCTTTCTGACTAGTGCGCTTTACGCGATGCAGGCGGCCGATGCGATCTCCCGTTCCGGCAAAGGAAAAATCAAGATCGTCGTGGCGGATTCTCCGAACCCGGCCGGAAAAAAAATGGAAGGAACTCCTCTGGAGACCGAATACGCCTCGTTTGTAGGAGTGCAAGGGACCTTGCACAGACACGGCCTTTCCACAGGAGCTCTGTTGGAATATTATAAGGATCGCTTTTCCTTGGATTTGGAATTGAAGCGGTGGAAGATTTATCCGAAAAAATTCGATCCATTCCTTTGGGTTCCTCCTTCTCCGAATATTCCGGCCTTGACCACTTGTTTCGTTTATTCCGGACTCTGTCTTCTGGAAGGAACGAACCTATCCGAAGGAAGAGGCACCACTCGTCCCTTCGAAACTTTCGGCGCTCCTTATATAAACGATCTGGATCGGAACTTGTTGGATAAGTTGGAGGAGAAGCAGAAAGGAAACTTCAGATTACGTCCTCTGAAATACATGCCCACCTTCCATAAGCACGCGGGAAAAATATGCGGCGGATACCAAATCCTATTGGATCGACCTAAAAAATTCCATAGTCTTTTATTCGGTCTGCATTTCCTAAGAACGATCCGGGAAACGTATCCCGAGGATTTCGAGTTCCTACAAGGACCTTACGAATTCCGGTCCGATCTGCCTGCGATCCAACTTTTGGTAGGAGATAAGTTCCTACTGGAATATTTGGACGGAAAAAGAAGTTATTCCGAAATCCGGGATTATACGGAAGAGGCGGAGAGAAAGTGGGAGAAGGACACTTCTTCCTATAGATAG
- a CDS encoding CDGSH iron-sulfur domain-containing protein: protein METVPGKDATILFEGKKCIHSRHCVLDRPDVFVPNVEGEWIYPDKASVEEIRALAQNCPSGAIQFKPVDPSYAEIAPFVNVVRIRENGPLAFHADMELVGSPSGFRFTLCRCGASNNKPFCDASHVGIGFKATGEPESLDAKPLENRNGKLRIKPALNGPLHVTGNLEICAGTGRVTNRTTDTYLCRCGGSSNKPYCDGTHKTNGFKS, encoded by the coding sequence ATGGAAACAGTTCCGGGTAAGGACGCGACCATTCTATTCGAGGGAAAGAAGTGCATTCATTCTCGCCATTGCGTCCTGGATCGGCCCGACGTATTCGTTCCGAATGTGGAAGGAGAATGGATTTATCCGGATAAAGCTAGCGTGGAGGAAATACGGGCTCTGGCTCAGAATTGTCCTTCCGGCGCCATCCAATTCAAACCGGTGGATCCTAGTTACGCCGAGATCGCACCTTTCGTAAACGTGGTTCGTATCCGAGAAAACGGACCCCTCGCGTTTCATGCAGATATGGAATTAGTAGGAAGTCCTTCCGGATTTCGATTCACACTTTGTAGATGCGGCGCTTCCAATAATAAACCCTTTTGCGATGCAAGCCATGTGGGGATAGGATTTAAGGCCACCGGAGAGCCGGAGTCTCTGGATGCGAAACCGTTGGAGAATCGGAACGGAAAATTAAGGATCAAGCCCGCTCTAAACGGTCCATTGCATGTAACGGGCAATCTGGAAATCTGTGCAGGAACGGGGAGGGTTACGAATCGTACCACGGACACTTATTTGTGTCGTTGCGGCGGATCCTCCAATAAACCCTATTGCGACGGAACCCATAAAACGAACGGATTCAAATCCTAG
- a CDS encoding GNAT family N-acetyltransferase has protein sequence MQNPSFTVRPILPEHREETIEIVNQFFRMLNQLPLDGIFRVRPRAATKMVDIYLKLRGTEKIVFIGGFLEEELVSILIARVEEKPYLEEEKNLFIDLAVTKQGKRKSGFMRPLVEETFRWAKENGIQAVELRAVTRNEGAVEFWKKMGFDPFYIRFRKSVGDR, from the coding sequence ATGCAAAATCCCTCGTTTACGGTACGTCCCATTCTTCCCGAACATAGGGAAGAAACCATAGAAATTGTGAACCAATTCTTTAGGATGCTGAATCAACTTCCTTTGGACGGAATTTTTAGAGTCCGCCCTAGAGCCGCCACTAAGATGGTGGATATCTATTTAAAGCTAAGGGGCACGGAAAAAATCGTTTTTATCGGAGGCTTTCTGGAGGAGGAACTCGTTTCCATTCTAATCGCAAGAGTGGAAGAGAAACCCTATCTAGAAGAGGAGAAGAATCTTTTCATAGACCTCGCAGTCACCAAGCAAGGAAAAAGGAAGTCCGGTTTCATGAGGCCTCTCGTCGAGGAGACCTTTCGTTGGGCCAAGGAAAACGGAATCCAGGCGGTGGAACTCAGAGCAGTAACCCGGAACGAAGGCGCGGTCGAATTTTGGAAAAAGATGGGTTTCGATCCGTTCTATATCCGATTCCGCAAATCAGTAGGCGACCGATAA